A region of Homo sapiens chromosome 17, GRCh38.p14 Primary Assembly DNA encodes the following proteins:
- the CD300LG gene encoding CMRF35-like molecule 9 isoform 4 precursor (isoform 4 precursor is encoded by transcript variant 4), whose amino-acid sequence MRLLVLLWGCLLLPGYEALEGPEEISGFEGDTVSLQCTYREELRDHRKYWCRKGGILFSRCSGTIYAEEEGQETMKGRVSIRDSRQELSLIVTLWNLTLQDAGEYWCGVEKRGPDESLLISLFVFPGPCCPPSPSPTFQPLATTRLQPKAKAQQTQPPGLTSPGLYPAATTAKQGKTGAEAPPLPGTSQYGHERTSQYTGTSPHPATSPPAGSSRPPMQLDSTSAEDTSPALSSGSSKPRVSIPMVRILAPVLVLLSLLSAAGLIAFCSHLLLWRKEAQQATETQRNEKFCLSRLNSLMFSLSLPWL is encoded by the exons ATGCGGCTTCTGGTCCTGCTATGGGGTTGCCTGCTGCTCCCAG GTTATGAAGCCCTGGAGGGCCCAGAGGAAATCAGCGGGTTCGAAGGGGACACTGTGTCCCTGCAGTGCACCTACAGGGAAGAGCTGAGGGACCACCGGAAGTACTGGTGCAGGAAGGGTGGGATCCTCTTCTCTCGCTGCTCTGGCACCATCTATGCAGAAGAAGAAGGCCAGGAGACAATGAAGGGCAGGGTGTCCATCCGTGACAGCCGCCAGGAGCTCTCGCTCATTGTGACCCTGTGGAACCTCACCCTGCAAGACGCTGGGGAGTACTGGTGTGGGGTCGAAAAACGGGGCCCCGATGAGTCTTTACTGATCTCTCTGTTCGTCTTTCCAG GACCCTGctgtcctccctccccttctcccacctTCCAGCCTCTGGCTACAACACGCCTGCAGCCCAAGGCAAAAGCTCAGCAAACCCAGCCCCCAGGATTGA CTTCTCCTGGGCTCTACCCGGCAGCCACCACAGCCAAGCAGGGGAAGACAGGGGCTGAGGCCCCTCCATTGCCAGGGACTTCCCAGTACGGGCACGAAAGGACTTCTCAGTACACAGGAACCTCTCCTCACCCAGCGACCTCTCCTCCTGCAGGGAGCTCCCGCCCCCCCATGCAGCTGGACTCCACCTCAGCAGAGGACACCAGTCCAGCTCTCAGCAGTGGCAGCTCTAAGCCCAG GGTGTCCATCCCGATGGTCCGCATACTGGCCCCAGTCCTGGTGCTGCTGAGCCTTCTGTCAGCCGCAGGCCTGATCGCCTTCTGCAGCCACCTGCTCCTGTGGAGAAAGGAAG CTCAACAGGCCACGGAGACACAGAGGAACGAGAAGTTCTGCCTCTCACGCTTG AACTCCCTGATGTTTTCTCTGAGCCTGCCTTGGCTCTGA
- the CD300LG gene encoding CMRF35-like molecule 9 isoform 2 precursor (isoform 2 precursor is encoded by transcript variant 2): MRLLVLLWGCLLLPGYEALEGPEEISGFEGDTVSLQCTYREELRDHRKYWCRKGGILFSRCSGTIYAEEEGQETMKGRVSIRDSRQELSLIVTLWNLTLQDAGEYWCGVEKRGPDESLLISLFVFPGSSRPPMQLDSTSAEDTSPALSSGSSKPRVSIPMVRILAPVLVLLSLLSAAGLIAFCSHLLLWRKEAQQATETQRNEKFCLSRLNHRTSELDPDEAFEISSLTFLSV, encoded by the exons ATGCGGCTTCTGGTCCTGCTATGGGGTTGCCTGCTGCTCCCAG GTTATGAAGCCCTGGAGGGCCCAGAGGAAATCAGCGGGTTCGAAGGGGACACTGTGTCCCTGCAGTGCACCTACAGGGAAGAGCTGAGGGACCACCGGAAGTACTGGTGCAGGAAGGGTGGGATCCTCTTCTCTCGCTGCTCTGGCACCATCTATGCAGAAGAAGAAGGCCAGGAGACAATGAAGGGCAGGGTGTCCATCCGTGACAGCCGCCAGGAGCTCTCGCTCATTGTGACCCTGTGGAACCTCACCCTGCAAGACGCTGGGGAGTACTGGTGTGGGGTCGAAAAACGGGGCCCCGATGAGTCTTTACTGATCTCTCTGTTCGTCTTTCCAG GGAGCTCCCGCCCCCCCATGCAGCTGGACTCCACCTCAGCAGAGGACACCAGTCCAGCTCTCAGCAGTGGCAGCTCTAAGCCCAG GGTGTCCATCCCGATGGTCCGCATACTGGCCCCAGTCCTGGTGCTGCTGAGCCTTCTGTCAGCCGCAGGCCTGATCGCCTTCTGCAGCCACCTGCTCCTGTGGAGAAAGGAAG CTCAACAGGCCACGGAGACACAGAGGAACGAGAAGTTCTGCCTCTCACGCTTG AATCACAGAACATCAGAGCTGGATCCAGATGAAGCCTTTGAGATCTCTAGCCTGACTTTTCTCTCAGTTTGA
- the CD300LG gene encoding CMRF35-like molecule 9 isoform X4 codes for MRLLVLLWGCLLLPGYEALEGPEEISGFEGDTVSLQCTYREELRDHRKYWCRKGGILFSRCSGTIYAEEEGQETMKGRVSIRDSRQELSLIVTLWNLTLQDAGEYWCGVEKRGPDESLLISLFVFPGPCCPPSPSPTFQPLATTRLQPKAKAQQTQPPGLTSPGLYPAATTAKQGKTGAEAPPLPGTSQYGHERTSQYTGTSPHPATSPPAGSSRPPMQLDSTSAEDTSPALSSGSSKPRVSIPMVRILAPVLVLLSLLSAAGLIAFCSHLLLWRKEAQQATETQRNEKFCLSRLNHRTSELDPDEAFEISSLTFLSV; via the exons ATGCGGCTTCTGGTCCTGCTATGGGGTTGCCTGCTGCTCCCAG GTTATGAAGCCCTGGAGGGCCCAGAGGAAATCAGCGGGTTCGAAGGGGACACTGTGTCCCTGCAGTGCACCTACAGGGAAGAGCTGAGGGACCACCGGAAGTACTGGTGCAGGAAGGGTGGGATCCTCTTCTCTCGCTGCTCTGGCACCATCTATGCAGAAGAAGAAGGCCAGGAGACAATGAAGGGCAGGGTGTCCATCCGTGACAGCCGCCAGGAGCTCTCGCTCATTGTGACCCTGTGGAACCTCACCCTGCAAGACGCTGGGGAGTACTGGTGTGGGGTCGAAAAACGGGGCCCCGATGAGTCTTTACTGATCTCTCTGTTCGTCTTTCCAG GACCCTGctgtcctccctccccttctcccacctTCCAGCCTCTGGCTACAACACGCCTGCAGCCCAAGGCAAAAGCTCAGCAAACCCAGCCCCCAGGATTGA CTTCTCCTGGGCTCTACCCGGCAGCCACCACAGCCAAGCAGGGGAAGACAGGGGCTGAGGCCCCTCCATTGCCAGGGACTTCCCAGTACGGGCACGAAAGGACTTCTCAGTACACAGGAACCTCTCCTCACCCAGCGACCTCTCCTCCTGCAGGGAGCTCCCGCCCCCCCATGCAGCTGGACTCCACCTCAGCAGAGGACACCAGTCCAGCTCTCAGCAGTGGCAGCTCTAAGCCCAG GGTGTCCATCCCGATGGTCCGCATACTGGCCCCAGTCCTGGTGCTGCTGAGCCTTCTGTCAGCCGCAGGCCTGATCGCCTTCTGCAGCCACCTGCTCCTGTGGAGAAAGGAAG CTCAACAGGCCACGGAGACACAGAGGAACGAGAAGTTCTGCCTCTCACGCTTG AATCACAGAACATCAGAGCTGGATCCAGATGAAGCCTTTGAGATCTCTAGCCTGACTTTTCTCTCAGTTTGA
- the CD300LG gene encoding CMRF35-like molecule 9 isoform 3 precursor (isoform 3 precursor is encoded by transcript variant 3), giving the protein MRLLVLLWGCLLLPGYEALEGPEEISGFEGDTVSLQCTYREELRDHRKYWCRKGGILFSRCSGTIYAEEEGQETMKGRVSIRDSRQELSLIVTLWNLTLQDAGEYWCGVEKRGPDESLLISLFVFPASPGLYPAATTAKQGKTGAEAPPLPGTSQYGHERTSQYTGTSPHPATSPPAGSSRPPMQLDSTSAEDTSPALSSGSSKPRVSIPMVRILAPVLVLLSLLSAAGLIAFCSHLLLWRKEAQQATETQRNEKFCLSRLNSLMFSLSLPWL; this is encoded by the exons ATGCGGCTTCTGGTCCTGCTATGGGGTTGCCTGCTGCTCCCAG GTTATGAAGCCCTGGAGGGCCCAGAGGAAATCAGCGGGTTCGAAGGGGACACTGTGTCCCTGCAGTGCACCTACAGGGAAGAGCTGAGGGACCACCGGAAGTACTGGTGCAGGAAGGGTGGGATCCTCTTCTCTCGCTGCTCTGGCACCATCTATGCAGAAGAAGAAGGCCAGGAGACAATGAAGGGCAGGGTGTCCATCCGTGACAGCCGCCAGGAGCTCTCGCTCATTGTGACCCTGTGGAACCTCACCCTGCAAGACGCTGGGGAGTACTGGTGTGGGGTCGAAAAACGGGGCCCCGATGAGTCTTTACTGATCTCTCTGTTCGTCTTTCCAG CTTCTCCTGGGCTCTACCCGGCAGCCACCACAGCCAAGCAGGGGAAGACAGGGGCTGAGGCCCCTCCATTGCCAGGGACTTCCCAGTACGGGCACGAAAGGACTTCTCAGTACACAGGAACCTCTCCTCACCCAGCGACCTCTCCTCCTGCAGGGAGCTCCCGCCCCCCCATGCAGCTGGACTCCACCTCAGCAGAGGACACCAGTCCAGCTCTCAGCAGTGGCAGCTCTAAGCCCAG GGTGTCCATCCCGATGGTCCGCATACTGGCCCCAGTCCTGGTGCTGCTGAGCCTTCTGTCAGCCGCAGGCCTGATCGCCTTCTGCAGCCACCTGCTCCTGTGGAGAAAGGAAG CTCAACAGGCCACGGAGACACAGAGGAACGAGAAGTTCTGCCTCTCACGCTTG AACTCCCTGATGTTTTCTCTGAGCCTGCCTTGGCTCTGA